In Streptomyces sclerotialus, one genomic interval encodes:
- the lgt gene encoding prolipoprotein diacylglyceryl transferase gives MDLAFIPSPSTGVVHLGPIPLRGYAFCIIIGVFIAVWLGNRRWIQRGGQSGTVADIAVWAVPFGLVGGRLYHVVTTYEPYFGEGGDPIKAFYVWEGGLGIWGAIALGALGAWIGCRRRGIPLPAYADAVAPGIALAQAMGRWGNWFNQELYGRKTDVPWALQITSDPAIGRVGGTYHPTFLYESLWCIGVAILVIWADRRFKLGHGRAFALYVASYCAGRAWIEYMRVDEAHHILGLRLNVWTALIVLVLAVVYMVVSAKRSPGREAVVEPAAVEQETADAEDAEDSPAGKAADEPQAPEDKPAGTGKKKS, from the coding sequence ATGGACCTCGCATTCATTCCCAGCCCGTCGACCGGTGTCGTGCATCTCGGCCCGATCCCGCTGCGCGGCTACGCATTCTGCATCATCATCGGCGTCTTCATCGCCGTCTGGCTCGGCAACAGGCGCTGGATCCAGCGCGGCGGGCAGAGCGGGACGGTCGCCGACATCGCCGTGTGGGCGGTGCCGTTCGGCCTGGTCGGAGGGCGGCTCTACCACGTCGTCACGACGTACGAGCCGTACTTCGGCGAGGGCGGTGACCCGATCAAGGCGTTCTACGTCTGGGAGGGCGGCCTCGGCATCTGGGGCGCGATCGCGCTGGGTGCGCTGGGCGCCTGGATCGGCTGCCGCCGCCGGGGCATCCCGCTGCCGGCGTACGCGGACGCCGTCGCGCCGGGCATCGCGCTGGCACAGGCGATGGGCCGCTGGGGCAACTGGTTCAACCAGGAGCTGTACGGCAGGAAGACGGACGTGCCGTGGGCGCTGCAGATCACCTCGGACCCGGCGATCGGCCGCGTGGGCGGCACGTACCACCCCACGTTCCTGTACGAGTCCCTGTGGTGCATCGGCGTCGCGATCCTGGTCATCTGGGCGGACCGGCGGTTCAAGCTGGGCCACGGCCGGGCGTTCGCGCTGTACGTCGCCTCGTACTGCGCGGGCCGGGCGTGGATCGAGTACATGCGGGTCGACGAGGCGCACCACATCCTGGGCCTGCGGCTGAACGTCTGGACGGCCCTGATCGTGCTGGTCCTGGCGGTGGTCTACATGGTGGTGTCGGCCAAGCGGTCGCCCGGCCGGGAGGCCGTGGTCGAACCCGCGGCGGTGGAGCAGGAGACCGCCGACGCGGAGGACGCCGAGGACTCCCCGGCCGGCAAGGCCGCGGACGAGCCGCAGGCGCCGGAGGACAAGCCCGCCGGGACCGGGAAGAAGAAGTCCTGA